One window from the genome of Metabacillus flavus encodes:
- a CDS encoding putative glycoside hydrolase: MNNVIRFFVLAFFAVSSIISLSPAASALTTSFPAASVQNVSAANGVFDDVKTYKIFYDAPTPAIINKMKAYDLVIIEPLLYTKTQIETIKANGTKVFGYINSMEADNWNTAFLQKLQPADYYQQSSQKYYIQQWDSYLMNMSSPHFRQLLLSEIEAQVYSKNMDGVFFDTVGNIDDYFSGNPDELAKQRAGLEELLKSVKNTYPSLGIIQNWGMETLKTTSAKYVDAIMWENFNHNVVSKDAWSKNQMSDLKAIQKETGLKVLTVSFEQHSKSEWYSLQQGFLHYKATKDFNRW, encoded by the coding sequence ATGAATAACGTAATCAGATTTTTTGTATTGGCTTTTTTTGCTGTATCTAGTATTATTTCTTTATCTCCCGCTGCTTCTGCTTTAACGACTTCTTTTCCCGCTGCTTCTGTCCAAAATGTTTCTGCTGCAAATGGAGTGTTTGATGACGTGAAAACCTACAAAATTTTCTACGATGCTCCCACCCCGGCTATTATCAATAAGATGAAGGCTTATGACCTTGTCATAATAGAGCCTCTTCTTTACACCAAAACCCAAATCGAAACGATTAAGGCAAATGGTACGAAAGTATTCGGCTACATCAACTCGATGGAAGCTGATAATTGGAATACCGCATTTTTGCAAAAACTTCAGCCTGCAGATTACTATCAGCAATCCAGTCAGAAATATTATATTCAGCAATGGGATTCCTACTTGATGAATATGTCTTCCCCGCACTTCAGACAATTGCTGCTTTCTGAAATTGAAGCCCAAGTTTACAGTAAAAATATGGATGGCGTCTTTTTCGACACCGTTGGAAATATAGATGATTATTTCAGCGGAAATCCGGACGAGCTTGCCAAACAGCGCGCAGGTCTCGAGGAATTGCTTAAAAGTGTAAAAAACACATACCCTTCTCTTGGAATTATTCAGAATTGGGGCATGGAAACTCTCAAAACAACAAGTGCAAAATATGTAGATGCAATTATGTGGGAGAATTTCAACCACAATGTTGTCTCTAAAGATGCTTGGTCTAAAAATCAGATGAGCGATTTAAAAGCCATTCAGAAGGAAACTGGACTTAAAGTTCTTACTGTTTCTTTTGAACAGCACTCTAAGAGTGAATGGTATTCCCTTCAGCAGGGATTTCTCCATTATAAGGCAACTAAAGACTTTAATAGATGGTAA